A window of Mucilaginibacter paludis DSM 18603 contains these coding sequences:
- a CDS encoding GxxExxY protein has product MADILFKDESYKIIGACFEVHNALGHGFKEVVYKDALELEFKQLGVLYHREKPFTIRYKEQTLKHFFVADFIAYNTIILEIKQANYIGEPYIKQTLNYLKASGIRLGIVINLGKPSLEYQRVVF; this is encoded by the coding sequence GTGGCTGATATACTGTTTAAGGACGAATCATACAAAATAATTGGGGCTTGTTTTGAGGTACATAATGCGCTGGGGCATGGGTTTAAGGAGGTTGTTTATAAAGATGCCCTGGAACTTGAATTTAAGCAGCTTGGCGTGCTTTATCATCGGGAGAAGCCTTTCACTATCCGGTATAAGGAACAAACATTGAAGCATTTTTTTGTTGCTGATTTTATTGCTTATAATACCATCATTCTTGAAATAAAACAGGCCAATTATATTGGCGAACCTTACATCAAACAAACGCTCAACTATCTCAAGGCATCCGGCATAAGGCTGGGCATCGTTATTAATTTGGGCAAGCCCTCACTGGAATATCAGCGGGTTGTATTCTGA
- the dtd gene encoding D-aminoacyl-tRNA deacylase, which translates to MRAVIQRVSRASCTVTGNITGQIQIGLLVLLGIEDADTGEDVAWLAQKMVNMRIFSDENHLMNKALADVNGNVLLISQFTLFAQTKKGNRPSFIRAAKPDKAIPLYEQMVKELEKLLNKKIATGIFGADMKIDLLNDGPVTIVMDTKEKE; encoded by the coding sequence ATGAGAGCAGTTATTCAGCGTGTAAGCCGTGCATCGTGCACAGTAACAGGGAACATTACCGGCCAGATACAAATTGGCTTATTGGTTTTGTTAGGAATAGAGGATGCCGATACCGGCGAAGACGTAGCATGGCTGGCTCAAAAAATGGTGAACATGCGCATTTTTAGCGACGAAAACCATTTAATGAACAAGGCTTTAGCAGATGTAAACGGCAATGTCCTTTTAATATCTCAATTTACGCTGTTTGCCCAAACAAAAAAAGGGAACCGTCCATCGTTTATCCGGGCGGCTAAGCCAGATAAGGCCATTCCATTATATGAGCAAATGGTAAAGGAGTTGGAAAAACTATTGAATAAAAAGATAGCCACGGGCATTTTTGGCGCCGATATGAAAATTGATTTATTGAACGACGGACCGGTGACGATAGTGATGGATACAAAAGAGAAGGAATAA
- the rsgA gene encoding ribosome small subunit-dependent GTPase A: protein MQGLITKSTGSWYQVQTPEGHKLDCRIKGKFRIKGITTTNPLAVGDVVDFEMEPEQQTGVITKLHERKNYIIRKSINLSRQAQIIAANLDQAFLVVTLASPRTSLGFIDRFLVTAEAYHIPARLIFNKLDLFSDEGLEILADYRAIYENLGYPCYQISATKNINVNQVIEVLQDKTSLFSGHSGVGKSSLINNILPELSLRTTEVSEWHDKGMHTTTFAEMYELPFGGFIIDTPGIREFGIVDIEQQELGRLFPEIRTHMENCRFKNCRHINEPGCAVLAAVETGEIEPSRYDSYLSMYHGNDTRA, encoded by the coding sequence ATGCAAGGATTAATTACAAAGTCGACCGGAAGTTGGTACCAGGTGCAAACGCCTGAAGGGCACAAGCTGGATTGCCGTATCAAAGGCAAATTCAGGATTAAGGGTATTACCACTACTAACCCCTTAGCCGTTGGGGATGTGGTAGATTTTGAAATGGAACCCGAGCAACAAACCGGCGTAATTACCAAACTGCACGAACGGAAAAATTACATTATCCGTAAATCCATTAATCTGTCAAGGCAGGCCCAAATTATCGCGGCTAATTTAGATCAGGCTTTTTTGGTGGTTACTTTAGCTTCGCCGCGTACATCGCTTGGCTTTATCGATCGCTTTTTGGTTACTGCCGAGGCTTATCATATCCCCGCAAGGCTGATATTCAACAAGCTTGATTTGTTTAGCGACGAGGGTTTGGAGATACTGGCGGATTATCGCGCCATTTATGAGAACCTGGGCTACCCTTGCTACCAGATCTCGGCCACCAAAAACATCAACGTGAACCAGGTGATTGAGGTATTGCAGGATAAAACGAGCTTATTTTCGGGCCATTCGGGCGTGGGCAAATCAAGCCTGATCAATAATATTCTGCCCGAACTGAGCTTGCGTACAACCGAGGTTTCGGAATGGCACGACAAAGGGATGCATACCACAACCTTTGCCGAGATGTATGAACTGCCCTTTGGCGGTTTTATTATTGATACACCTGGCATACGCGAATTTGGTATTGTTGACATTGAACAGCAGGAATTGGGACGGCTATTTCCAGAAATAAGAACACATATGGAAAATTGCCGGTTTAAAAATTGCCGCCATATCAACGAGCCTGGCTGTGCTGTTTTAGCCGCCGTTGAAACCGGCGAAATCGAGCCATCCAGATACGACAGCTACTTAAGTATGTATCATGGTAACGACACGCGCGCTTAG
- a CDS encoding DUF4251 domain-containing protein: protein MEILVKKWAKQAFLIVLVSFLFNTSFAQTTRKEKSAQKEAEVKGLVESRNYVFKAEFAQPMRGGSRYITPDYDLTVSKDSLVAYLPYFGRAYIAPINPQDGGVMFTTTQFDYNMAEKKNSWEIVFNTRNAKDVQKMYLSVGKDGYATLQITSNSRDPISFRGYVQARKKKA from the coding sequence ATGGAAATTCTTGTAAAAAAATGGGCTAAACAGGCATTCCTGATCGTCCTGGTTTCTTTTTTATTCAATACAAGTTTTGCACAAACTACACGGAAAGAAAAGTCGGCCCAAAAAGAGGCAGAAGTAAAGGGGCTTGTGGAGTCAAGAAATTATGTTTTTAAGGCCGAGTTTGCACAACCCATGCGCGGCGGTAGCCGGTACATTACGCCGGATTATGATTTAACTGTAAGTAAAGATAGCCTGGTGGCTTACCTGCCTTACTTTGGCCGGGCTTATATAGCACCTATTAATCCGCAGGATGGTGGTGTTATGTTTACAACTACCCAGTTTGATTACAACATGGCCGAAAAAAAGAATAGTTGGGAAATCGTTTTTAATACCCGGAATGCCAAGGATGTTCAAAAAATGTATTTATCGGTTGGCAAGGACGGCTATGCTACTTTGCAGATTACCAGCAACAGCCGCGATCCGATTTCGTTTAGAGGATATGTGCAGGCCCGGAAAAAAAAAGCATAA
- a CDS encoding methyltransferase domain-containing protein, which translates to MNSLIDSASIFRYHRDMIVLHGSQDSKALGWLDKKSQSVRFEALSTVADLRGCSMLDAGCGYGDLFGYLDQNFTDISYWGMEQIPELLEEAELRYGHNPRVTFLPGNFMYSKLPICGYTIACGSLSYHSADPDFVFKAIARLYENCKLGLGFNLLRSIPVNELIVAYNPQVILSYCRTLSAKCIMLDDYVEDDFTVFMYH; encoded by the coding sequence ATGAATTCTCTGATTGATTCCGCCTCGATATTTCGTTACCATAGGGATATGATTGTTTTACATGGCAGCCAGGATAGTAAAGCTTTAGGTTGGCTGGATAAAAAGAGCCAGTCTGTACGGTTTGAAGCTTTAAGCACCGTTGCCGATTTAAGGGGCTGTAGCATGTTAGATGCCGGTTGCGGTTACGGCGATCTGTTTGGATATTTAGATCAGAATTTTACCGACATCAGCTATTGGGGGATGGAGCAAATACCCGAATTGTTAGAGGAGGCCGAGCTACGCTATGGCCACAACCCGCGCGTAACGTTTTTACCCGGAAACTTTATGTATAGCAAATTACCCATATGCGGTTATACCATAGCCTGCGGCTCGCTGAGCTACCACAGTGCCGACCCTGATTTTGTTTTCAAAGCCATTGCCCGGTTATATGAAAACTGTAAACTGGGTTTGGGCTTTAATTTATTGAGATCTATCCCTGTGAATGAGTTGATTGTAGCCTATAATCCGCAAGTTATCCTCTCTTATTGCCGTACATTGAGCGCTAAATGTATTATGCTGGATGACTATGTTGAAGACGATTTTACGGTATTTATGTATCATTAA
- a CDS encoding YfbM family protein, whose translation MSCLGVLFSLGADEVKKLKDIKTDQDRLNYLQEEVEQNYFDQYPQRLAELDKSWDALHRSLTDGKLEYNNGNFPLSHVILGGEILYAEDDYIMVLKTPEQVKQIAHAVNITGKAFLDKGYQQIDAAEYGFPLTDEDLEYTWLWFDGTKEFWKLAAEENRYVLFTADQ comes from the coding sequence ATGTCATGTTTAGGAGTTCTTTTTTCGCTCGGCGCAGACGAAGTAAAAAAATTAAAAGATATTAAAACGGATCAGGATCGGTTAAACTACTTGCAGGAGGAAGTAGAGCAAAACTATTTCGATCAATATCCCCAACGATTAGCGGAGCTTGATAAATCATGGGATGCCTTGCATCGTAGCCTCACCGACGGAAAGCTTGAATATAACAACGGCAATTTTCCGCTGAGCCATGTTATCCTGGGTGGAGAAATTTTATATGCCGAAGATGATTATATTATGGTACTCAAAACTCCTGAACAGGTAAAGCAAATTGCCCATGCGGTAAATATCACCGGCAAAGCGTTTTTGGATAAGGGGTATCAGCAAATTGATGCCGCGGAATATGGATTCCCATTAACTGATGAAGATCTGGAATATACCTGGCTGTGGTTTGATGGAACAAAGGAGTTTTGGAAACTGGCGGCTGAAGAAAACAGGTACGTTTTATTTACGGCCGATCAATAG
- the efp gene encoding elongation factor P: MAKASEVKVGNILRYNGELVTVTEVMHRTPGKGGAFYLDKFRNIKTGKIVEARLGTDEQVEICRVETNDFQYLYEDNDFMVIMDNTTFDQFNIPKTLFGPAVRFLKEGMNVIVSFESEEPIMAQVPNNVELEITYAEPAVKGDTSSGALKTATTETGIEIKVPLFVNQGDKIKVDTRTGEYLERVK, encoded by the coding sequence ATGGCAAAAGCATCTGAAGTTAAAGTAGGAAATATATTACGTTACAACGGCGAACTGGTAACCGTTACAGAGGTAATGCATCGTACACCAGGTAAAGGAGGGGCCTTCTATTTGGATAAATTCCGGAATATTAAAACCGGTAAAATTGTAGAGGCACGTTTAGGTACCGACGAACAGGTGGAGATCTGTAGGGTAGAAACAAACGACTTTCAATACCTGTATGAAGATAACGACTTTATGGTGATCATGGATAACACAACTTTCGATCAGTTTAATATCCCCAAAACCCTGTTTGGCCCGGCTGTAAGATTTCTGAAAGAAGGAATGAACGTGATTGTTTCTTTTGAAAGCGAAGAACCGATTATGGCGCAAGTGCCCAACAACGTAGAACTTGAAATTACCTATGCCGAACCGGCTGTTAAAGGTGATACCTCATCGGGCGCGCTAAAAACCGCAACAACAGAAACCGGTATAGAAATTAAGGTTCCCCTTTTTGTAAACCAGGGAGATAAAATAAAGGTGGATACACGCACCGGAGAATATCTTGAACGTGTGAAGTAA
- a CDS encoding ATP-binding cassette domain-containing protein, whose translation MIHTLETDGVQLDFGLHRVFSDIYLKCETGKITGLLGRNGEGKTCLMKIISGNLNASSNSIRFDGHVVSNARSHPHLLLYLPQFNFIPRSLRVKQVLDDFGLARNDFINWFPQFELDLKVTQLSGGQWRMLEIYIIAKTPSQFAMLDEPFTHLNPIQIENIKVFLTAQKEHKGILITDHMYKHLLEISDTVYLLKDGKTHLAKSIDDLDTLGYIRL comes from the coding sequence ATGATCCATACACTCGAAACAGATGGGGTGCAGCTTGATTTCGGCCTGCACAGGGTGTTTTCAGATATTTATCTTAAGTGCGAAACAGGTAAAATAACCGGCTTGCTCGGCCGGAACGGAGAAGGTAAAACCTGTTTGATGAAAATCATTTCAGGTAATTTAAACGCTTCAAGCAACTCTATTCGCTTTGATGGGCACGTGGTAAGCAATGCTCGCTCGCATCCGCACCTGCTTTTATACTTGCCCCAGTTTAATTTTATCCCACGCTCGCTCAGGGTGAAACAAGTTTTGGATGATTTTGGCTTAGCCCGCAACGACTTCATCAATTGGTTCCCCCAATTTGAACTGGATCTTAAAGTAACCCAGCTTTCCGGAGGGCAATGGCGGATGCTCGAGATCTACATTATCGCGAAAACGCCCTCACAATTCGCTATGCTTGATGAGCCTTTTACGCATCTCAATCCCATACAGATAGAAAATATCAAAGTGTTTTTAACCGCGCAAAAAGAACATAAAGGAATTTTGATAACCGACCACATGTATAAACACCTGCTTGAAATAAGCGACACCGTATATTTGCTAAAAGATGGCAAAACGCACCTTGCCAAGTCCATTGATGATCTGGATACTTTGGGCTATATCAGGCTATGA
- a CDS encoding acyltransferase family protein, whose amino-acid sequence MDTNKATPIILQTKQHFDILDGLRGVAALGVVTFHFMEWAYADYSKNFIGHGFLAVDFFFCLSGFVIGYAYDNRIAKMGVLEFFKSRIIRLHPLVVAGSVMGLLAFLLDPFGGHPELYSAGKIALAFVCSLLLIPLPVIADRGFNLFSFNAPSWSLFWEYIANIVYAFVLYRISRRYLLLFTLLSAIAICLVCYHSGNLMGGWSGPTFWDGSVRISYSFLAGLLVYRSKWIIKNKLGFIGLALLLVLALIMPFTKLNWFSEPLVVLLYFPLLIVLGAGATLTPGFKKICIFSGKISYPLYMTHYAVLWMFGNYYTSHKPGTMQLTLIIISGLILLVGAAYLVMIIYDIPVRKYFSDKRSKRLAEQKADGV is encoded by the coding sequence ATGGATACGAATAAAGCTACCCCCATTATTTTGCAAACCAAACAACATTTCGATATTCTTGACGGGTTAAGAGGCGTTGCAGCCCTGGGCGTTGTAACATTTCATTTTATGGAGTGGGCCTACGCTGATTACAGCAAGAACTTTATCGGGCATGGTTTTTTGGCTGTGGATTTCTTCTTCTGCCTTTCGGGATTTGTGATAGGGTATGCTTATGATAACCGTATCGCCAAAATGGGTGTCCTTGAATTTTTTAAATCAAGGATCATCAGGCTGCATCCGCTGGTGGTGGCCGGATCGGTAATGGGACTGCTGGCATTTTTATTGGACCCATTTGGCGGCCATCCCGAGTTATATAGCGCCGGCAAAATCGCCCTGGCGTTTGTTTGCTCTCTGCTGCTTATCCCGTTACCTGTTATAGCTGATCGTGGTTTTAACCTGTTCAGCTTCAATGCACCATCATGGTCGCTGTTTTGGGAATATATTGCCAATATTGTTTACGCATTTGTGCTTTACCGGATAAGCCGTCGCTACCTGCTGTTGTTCACCCTGCTCTCGGCAATAGCTATTTGCTTGGTTTGTTACCATTCAGGCAATTTAATGGGCGGCTGGAGTGGCCCCACTTTTTGGGACGGAAGCGTCCGAATATCCTATTCTTTTTTAGCAGGGTTGCTTGTTTACCGTTCCAAATGGATCATCAAAAACAAATTGGGTTTTATTGGCCTGGCGCTATTGCTGGTACTGGCCCTTATCATGCCATTCACCAAATTAAACTGGTTTTCAGAACCCTTGGTAGTACTACTTTATTTCCCTTTACTGATTGTTTTGGGGGCCGGGGCTACTTTAACACCCGGCTTTAAAAAAATTTGCATTTTTTCGGGAAAGATCTCCTACCCCTTGTACATGACGCATTATGCCGTATTATGGATGTTCGGCAACTATTACACCAGCCATAAGCCCGGGACAATGCAACTAACGCTTATCATCATTAGCGGGCTAATCCTGCTGGTTGGGGCAGCGTACTTAGTGATGATAATTTACGATATCCCAGTAAGGAAATATTTTAGTGATAAACGAAGTAAGAGGCTTGCCGAGCAAAAAGCGGACGGGGTGTAA
- a CDS encoding AraC family transcriptional regulator yields MVTQPHKFNSLSEVHAAFGLPKPLHPLISIVNGMHNNIEVNFPAESLITSFYKITYTAKVSGKVKYGQGYYDFDEGGMLFAAPNQLMGGSEHNGPYSGYSLFIHPDFLLGYPLAKKIKHYGFFSYSANEALHLSEAEKTTIITTLKSMETELNLPIDDLSQDVLISQIELLLNYSNRYYKRQFITRKAIHTDPLQKLETVLDNYINSEQGIPSVQYLAEQLAMSPSYLSDMLRVITGQNAQQHIHRKLIEKAKEQLTITNLSVAEIAYKLGFEHSQSLSRLFKTKTHITPLEFRASFNKN; encoded by the coding sequence ATGGTAACGCAACCACATAAATTCAATTCATTGTCAGAAGTGCACGCGGCATTCGGCTTACCGAAGCCGCTGCACCCGTTGATCAGCATTGTTAACGGCATGCATAACAACATAGAAGTGAATTTTCCTGCCGAATCTTTGATCACCAGCTTTTATAAGATCACTTACACCGCCAAGGTCAGCGGAAAAGTAAAATACGGACAGGGTTATTATGACTTTGATGAAGGTGGAATGCTGTTTGCCGCGCCCAATCAGCTTATGGGCGGAAGCGAGCATAACGGACCATATTCAGGTTACAGCCTATTCATCCATCCCGATTTTTTGTTAGGCTATCCCCTGGCCAAAAAGATCAAACACTACGGTTTTTTTTCTTACTCCGCCAACGAAGCACTGCATCTGTCCGAGGCAGAAAAAACCACGATCATCACCACCCTTAAAAGTATGGAAACCGAGCTGAACCTTCCCATAGATGATCTCAGCCAGGATGTGCTGATCTCTCAGATCGAGCTGTTACTCAACTACAGCAACCGGTATTACAAACGGCAGTTCATCACCCGCAAAGCCATTCATACAGACCCGCTGCAAAAACTGGAAACTGTTCTGGATAATTACATCAACTCCGAACAGGGCATCCCGTCGGTTCAATACCTGGCAGAACAACTGGCGATGTCGCCGAGCTACCTCAGCGATATGCTGCGCGTGATTACCGGGCAAAACGCACAGCAGCATATCCATAGAAAACTCATCGAAAAGGCAAAAGAACAACTGACCATTACCAATCTTTCGGTTGCTGAAATTGCTTACAAGTTGGGGTTTGAACATTCGCAATCGCTCAGCCGCCTTTTTAAGACCAAAACACATATTACTCCATTGGAGTTCCGGGCTTCTTTCAATAAAAATTGA
- a CDS encoding SDR family NAD(P)-dependent oxidoreductase — MKNETKNKRLALVTGANQGVGLQVAKELVETGHLVLLGSRELAKGELAAAAIGDGAIAVQIDVTDQASIKAAAALIREKFGYLDLLVNNAAISNTRKGNMSLLEFSKISRASNISLDEVRSIWETNVFGVLAVYQAMLPLLRQSAAPRIVNVSSGVGSLTTNADPAFPYRAIFSPGYAASKTALNAITLAMMIELENTNIKVNLVSPGFTSTALNNFEGTESIEDGSREVVRVALFGPDDPSGTFTRWENVNIPW; from the coding sequence ATGAAAAACGAAACAAAAAACAAACGCTTAGCGCTCGTTACCGGGGCTAACCAGGGTGTCGGGCTGCAAGTCGCAAAAGAGTTGGTAGAGACTGGACACCTTGTATTATTGGGCTCCAGAGAACTGGCCAAAGGTGAACTTGCGGCTGCAGCAATCGGTGATGGCGCTATTGCTGTACAGATAGACGTAACCGATCAGGCGTCCATCAAAGCCGCAGCAGCATTAATTCGGGAAAAATTTGGTTATCTGGATCTGCTGGTCAATAACGCCGCCATCTCGAATACCAGAAAGGGTAATATGTCGTTGCTGGAATTCTCTAAGATCAGCAGGGCAAGCAATATTTCACTGGACGAAGTCCGCTCTATTTGGGAAACCAATGTCTTCGGCGTATTGGCCGTTTATCAAGCTATGTTACCCTTGTTGCGCCAATCAGCCGCGCCGCGCATAGTGAACGTTTCCAGCGGCGTAGGATCGCTCACAACAAACGCCGATCCTGCTTTCCCTTACCGTGCTATTTTCAGTCCGGGTTATGCTGCTTCAAAAACGGCGCTAAATGCCATTACCCTGGCCATGATGATCGAACTGGAAAACACCAATATTAAAGTTAACTTAGTGTCTCCGGGGTTTACAAGTACTGCACTTAATAACTTTGAAGGTACGGAGTCGATCGAAGACGGCTCCCGTGAAGTGGTAAGGGTTGCCTTGTTCGGACCGGACGATCCTTCAGGTACTTTCACCCGCTGGGAAAATGTAAACATACCATGGTAA
- a CDS encoding STM4504/CBY_0614 family protein: MAVFNLFSKRQKALTEEPSDILIYDKLPSPFRVQVVHIINDAFGTFVGYSIDPVEMLCKEIHDILCREYGLFDLNVSRGYQERIEEHILREKDINRVLDSIELCFRAVAKVITSDHNYQTSTTRKLEANEAIEELNQRFKEHAIGYQYEDGELIKVDSTYIHSEIVKPTLSLLHNSTFSGANEEYLKAHEHYRHGRNKECLAECLKTFESTMKIICKAKGWSYDEKDTSSTLIKVCLNNDLIPSYMQSQLTSLRSLLESGIPTIRNRIGGHGQGSIPITADDETTRYTLNLTGSNVIYLIELSKL; this comes from the coding sequence ATGGCTGTATTTAATCTGTTTTCCAAACGACAAAAAGCACTGACAGAAGAGCCATCAGATATATTAATTTACGATAAGCTTCCAAGTCCTTTCAGAGTGCAAGTAGTCCATATTATTAACGATGCATTTGGAACTTTTGTCGGTTATAGTATCGATCCCGTTGAAATGCTTTGCAAAGAAATCCATGATATATTATGTCGTGAATACGGCTTGTTTGATTTAAATGTTTCTCGGGGATACCAAGAAAGAATTGAAGAGCATATATTGAGAGAGAAAGATATAAACCGAGTACTTGATTCGATTGAGCTGTGTTTCAGAGCGGTAGCCAAAGTTATAACCTCTGACCACAACTATCAAACCTCTACGACGCGTAAACTTGAAGCCAACGAAGCTATAGAAGAATTAAACCAACGGTTCAAGGAACATGCAATTGGATATCAATATGAGGATGGTGAATTAATTAAAGTGGATTCAACTTACATTCATTCTGAGATCGTAAAACCTACTTTGAGCTTACTACATAATTCAACATTTTCAGGAGCCAATGAAGAGTATTTAAAAGCACATGAGCATTATAGACATGGAAGGAATAAAGAGTGTCTCGCCGAGTGTTTAAAAACATTTGAAAGTACGATGAAAATCATTTGTAAAGCGAAGGGCTGGTCATATGATGAAAAAGACACATCATCAACCCTCATTAAGGTCTGCTTGAACAATGATCTTATTCCAAGTTACATGCAAAGTCAATTAACTTCATTGAGAAGCCTTTTAGAAAGTGGAATACCTACAATTCGAAATAGAATTGGTGGTCATGGACAAGGTTCTATCCCGATCACTGCAGATGATGAAACCACAAGGTATACCCTTAACCTAACTGGCAGTAATGTCATTTACTTAATCGAATTAAGTAAATTGTAG